A stretch of the Streptomyces venezuelae genome encodes the following:
- a CDS encoding FAD-dependent monooxygenase: MDPVIVVGAGPVGLSLSLALAGQGVPSVLLDEGPGKDEPRPARTVVLHADTAAMAQRLGCTTLRDEGAHFAAWRTLRRRQQTHRSTFEDHPAPLHVPQHALARGLRDAAAAHPLVQLVPDSRLDSLEQEAQGVTVHTRGAETTWWRGSWLVGCDGARSTVRKLLGIRFPGRTAVERHAVAALRTELPWPGEALLHRGHSSGVTEVTARPLPDGVWRLDWLLPPRGDLVTPDALIALIRETLAGWCGGTTPPYDLIDTGVYTVHHRLARSWREGRAFLAGDAAHLLGAVGTQGVEEGLRDVENLAWKLALAWHHGASEGLLDSYQAERRTAVAARLRAADQALPVLRGGGGLRSYLPGSGRTHELLLAEGHLGRGPLGSAPAYAPPVAVREVPTDTEPGGAVANVPVTAPDGSTVPLRDLLGSRLLVVLVAPGTGVWDRRHWMKAGLMPRLAAAVSALPVRAELLVADGYPGAPAHTVLLVRPDGHLAATFAGVRPAELYEAADAVRAGAPGGTGEAGAKGAAGSGTAAGESAGKGAGKGAGEGAAAVAAVPARPARPALPAAVPAAPGESTTPQQ, translated from the coding sequence ATGGACCCGGTGATCGTCGTCGGCGCGGGGCCCGTCGGACTGTCCCTGTCCCTCGCCCTGGCCGGCCAGGGCGTGCCCTCCGTCCTCCTCGACGAGGGCCCCGGCAAGGACGAACCACGACCGGCCCGGACGGTCGTGCTGCACGCCGACACCGCCGCCATGGCGCAGCGCCTCGGCTGTACGACGCTGCGCGACGAGGGCGCCCACTTCGCCGCCTGGCGCACCCTGCGCCGGCGGCAGCAGACCCACCGGAGCACCTTCGAGGACCACCCGGCCCCGCTGCACGTCCCCCAGCACGCCCTCGCCCGCGGCCTGCGGGACGCAGCCGCGGCCCACCCCTTGGTGCAGCTGGTTCCGGACAGCCGCCTGGACTCGCTGGAGCAGGAGGCGCAGGGGGTCACCGTGCACACCCGGGGTGCCGAAACCACCTGGTGGCGCGGGAGTTGGCTGGTCGGCTGCGATGGCGCCCGGTCCACCGTCCGCAAGCTCCTCGGCATCCGCTTCCCCGGCCGTACCGCCGTCGAACGGCATGCGGTGGCCGCTCTGCGCACCGAACTCCCCTGGCCGGGCGAGGCCCTGCTGCACCGCGGCCACTCCTCCGGTGTCACCGAGGTGACGGCCCGGCCGCTGCCCGACGGGGTGTGGCGGCTGGACTGGCTGCTGCCGCCGCGCGGCGACCTGGTCACCCCGGACGCGTTGATCGCCCTGATCCGGGAGACCCTGGCGGGCTGGTGCGGCGGTACCACTCCCCCGTACGACCTGATCGACACCGGGGTGTACACCGTGCACCACCGGCTGGCCCGGAGCTGGCGCGAGGGCCGCGCCTTCCTCGCCGGAGACGCCGCGCACCTGCTCGGCGCGGTGGGCACCCAGGGGGTCGAGGAAGGGCTGCGGGACGTCGAGAACCTGGCCTGGAAGCTGGCCCTGGCCTGGCATCACGGGGCCTCCGAGGGGCTCCTGGACAGCTACCAGGCCGAACGGCGCACCGCCGTGGCCGCCCGGCTGCGCGCCGCCGACCAGGCACTGCCGGTGCTGCGGGGCGGCGGCGGGCTGCGCAGCTACCTGCCGGGGTCCGGGCGCACCCACGAACTGCTGCTCGCCGAAGGCCATCTGGGGCGCGGGCCGCTCGGTTCCGCGCCGGCGTACGCCCCTCCGGTCGCGGTCCGCGAAGTACCGACCGACACCGAGCCGGGCGGCGCCGTGGCGAACGTACCGGTGACCGCGCCGGACGGGTCGACCGTGCCGCTGCGGGACCTGCTGGGGAGCCGGCTGCTGGTGGTGCTGGTGGCACCGGGAACCGGGGTGTGGGACCGGCGGCACTGGATGAAGGCCGGGCTGATGCCCCGGCTGGCGGCGGCGGTGAGCGCCCTGCCGGTACGGGCGGAACTGCTGGTCGCCGACGGCTACCCGGGGGCGCCCGCGCACACCGTGCTGCTGGTCCGGCCGGACGGCCATCTGGCGGCGACCTTCGCGGGGGTCCGGCCGGCCGAGTTGTACGAGGCGGCCGACGCGGTCCGGGCGGGGGCGCCCGGCGGGACCGGGGAGGCCGGGGCGAAGGGCGCGGCCGGCTCCGGCACGGCCGCCGGGGAGAGCGCCGGGAAAGGCGCCGGAAAGGGTGCCGGGGAGGGCGCCGCCGCGGTGGCCGCGGTCCCCGCCCGGCCGGCCCGGCCCGCCCTCCCCGCCGCGGTGCCCGCCGCACCGGGGGAGTCCACCACGCCACAGCAGTGA
- a CDS encoding ABC transporter permease codes for MMLRYALQSVRYRKAGFLGAFVALLCAAALITACGTLLETGLRGKIRTERYAATPVVVSADQNVHRTTVKQKKGKTKTKHKAKPMAERAWLPADTLETVRRVPGVKRAVPELTFQAVPMIPAPAPVPGPAPAPASAASGKRSYGHAWDSAVLTPFTLATGRAPQSDREVVVDRELAARAGLTPGTPLTVQATGEPKTYTVSGIARAEHGDPAHQTSLFFHAAEARRLAARDGRVTAIGVLPKAGVSDTALAADLRKALAGTTAQVSTGDGRGPVEFLDAAGARTKLVSMGGAMGGTSLLVAILVVVGTFSLSVQQRHRELALLRAIAATPGELRRLLGRESVIVGLAAGVLGALAGLPLAAWLHGRFVELGAVPATLERTAGIFPMAAAVAATLLGAWSAARITSRRIARIRPAEALAEASVERSRPAWARIAAGLLLLAGGAVLVAVLGTLRTEPASTPVTFLTVVVLTGAVALLGPLLVRGATALLSGPLRLTGTNGRLATANLRGNATRMASAVTPITLLIGMTCTVLFVQPTLGDAARSQARDGVRAGWVLAAQGPGVTGGAAQKIRHTPGVTAATEIVHGTVRVGLTKYAVQGVTPEGLTRTWDPAVSSGTLAGFGDRSAAVSELAAHQLGLKPGSPLTVHLGDGTPATLTVSAVYTRGLGFGDLTLPHDLVAAHLDNPLASSVLVATEPGTGRAQLAAAVQEFPGTAVLSAADADTARAERQQAGAEINLLGMGLVLAFTAIAVVNTLAMSTAERIREFAMLRLAGATRRQVLRMIRTEALAVLLLGAVLGTGISAAVLTAFSTGMTGGATPAVLPLVYATVVGIAALLALAATALPGRLALRARPVDAATARQ; via the coding sequence ATGATGCTGCGTTACGCCCTCCAGTCCGTCCGGTACCGCAAAGCCGGCTTCCTCGGCGCCTTTGTCGCCCTCCTGTGCGCCGCCGCGCTCATCACGGCATGCGGCACCCTGCTGGAAACCGGACTGCGCGGAAAGATCCGGACCGAGCGGTACGCGGCCACTCCGGTCGTGGTCTCCGCCGACCAGAACGTGCACCGCACCACGGTCAAGCAGAAGAAGGGCAAGACCAAGACCAAGCACAAGGCCAAGCCGATGGCCGAGCGGGCCTGGCTGCCCGCGGACACTCTGGAGACGGTCCGTCGGGTGCCCGGGGTGAAGCGGGCCGTGCCCGAGCTGACCTTCCAGGCCGTACCGATGATCCCGGCCCCGGCCCCGGTACCGGGCCCTGCCCCTGCCCCTGCCTCGGCCGCCTCCGGCAAGCGCAGCTACGGGCACGCCTGGGACTCCGCCGTGCTCACCCCCTTCACCCTCGCGACCGGCCGGGCGCCCCAGAGCGACCGCGAGGTGGTCGTCGACCGGGAGCTCGCCGCCCGGGCCGGGCTGACGCCCGGCACCCCGCTCACCGTGCAGGCCACCGGAGAGCCGAAGACCTACACCGTCAGCGGCATCGCCCGCGCGGAGCACGGCGATCCGGCACACCAGACCTCCCTGTTCTTCCACGCCGCCGAGGCCCGCCGGCTCGCCGCCCGCGACGGCCGGGTCACCGCCATCGGGGTCCTGCCGAAAGCCGGAGTGAGCGACACCGCACTCGCCGCCGACCTCCGCAAGGCACTGGCCGGCACCACCGCACAGGTCAGCACCGGCGACGGCCGCGGCCCGGTCGAGTTCCTCGACGCGGCCGGTGCCCGCACCAAACTGGTCTCCATGGGCGGGGCCATGGGCGGCACCTCCCTCCTCGTCGCGATCCTCGTCGTCGTCGGCACCTTCTCCCTCTCCGTCCAGCAGCGGCACCGCGAACTCGCCCTGCTCCGCGCCATCGCCGCCACCCCCGGGGAGCTCCGCCGGCTGCTCGGACGCGAGTCGGTGATCGTGGGCCTGGCCGCCGGTGTGCTCGGCGCCCTCGCCGGCCTTCCGCTGGCCGCCTGGCTGCACGGCCGGTTCGTCGAGCTCGGGGCGGTCCCCGCCACCCTCGAGCGCACCGCCGGGATCTTTCCGATGGCCGCGGCCGTCGCCGCCACCCTGCTCGGCGCCTGGTCCGCAGCCCGGATCACCTCCCGCCGCATCGCCCGGATCCGCCCGGCCGAAGCCCTCGCCGAGGCCTCGGTCGAGCGCAGCCGCCCCGCCTGGGCCCGGATCGCCGCCGGTCTGCTGCTGCTGGCCGGCGGGGCCGTACTGGTCGCCGTACTCGGCACCCTGCGCACCGAGCCCGCCTCCACCCCCGTCACCTTCCTCACCGTGGTCGTGCTCACCGGAGCGGTCGCGCTGCTCGGCCCGCTGCTGGTGCGCGGCGCCACCGCCCTGCTGTCCGGACCCCTGCGCCTCACCGGTACGAACGGCCGGCTCGCCACCGCCAACCTGCGCGGCAACGCCACCCGCATGGCCTCCGCCGTCACCCCGATCACCCTGCTCATCGGTATGACCTGCACGGTCCTCTTCGTCCAGCCCACCCTCGGCGACGCCGCCCGCAGCCAGGCCCGCGACGGGGTCCGGGCGGGCTGGGTGCTCGCCGCGCAGGGCCCCGGCGTGACCGGCGGGGCCGCGCAGAAGATCCGGCACACCCCCGGGGTCACCGCCGCCACCGAGATCGTGCACGGCACCGTCCGGGTCGGCCTCACCAAGTACGCCGTCCAGGGCGTCACCCCCGAGGGTCTCACCAGGACCTGGGACCCCGCGGTCAGCAGCGGCACCCTGGCCGGCTTCGGCGACCGGAGCGCCGCGGTCAGCGAACTCGCCGCCCACCAACTCGGCCTGAAGCCCGGCAGCCCGCTCACCGTCCACCTCGGCGACGGCACCCCCGCCACCCTCACCGTCTCCGCCGTCTACACCCGCGGTCTCGGCTTCGGCGATCTGACCCTGCCCCACGACCTGGTCGCCGCCCACCTGGACAATCCCCTCGCGAGCAGTGTGCTGGTGGCCACCGAGCCCGGCACCGGCCGGGCGCAACTGGCCGCCGCGGTCCAGGAGTTCCCCGGTACCGCCGTCCTCTCCGCGGCCGATGCGGATACCGCACGCGCCGAACGGCAGCAGGCCGGCGCCGAGATCAACCTCCTTGGCATGGGCCTGGTCCTCGCCTTCACCGCGATCGCCGTGGTCAACACGCTGGCGATGTCCACCGCCGAGCGGATCCGCGAGTTCGCGATGCTGCGGCTGGCCGGTGCCACCCGGCGCCAGGTGCTCCGCATGATCCGTACGGAAGCCCTGGCGGTGCTGCTGCTCGGCGCGGTCCTCGGCACCGGGATCTCAGCCGCCGTCCTGACCGCCTTCAGCACCGGTATGACCGGCGGCGCGACCCCCGCGGTCCTGCCCCTGGTGTACGCGACGGTGGTCGGCATCGCCGCCCTGCTGGCCCTGGCCGCCACCGCCCTGCCGGGCCGGCTCGCCCTCCGGGCCCGCCCGGTGGACGCGGCCACCGCCAGGCAGTAG
- a CDS encoding rhodanese-like domain-containing protein produces the protein MSTAQPARTGIDGHLERIRAGYERIGAREAYAAVEAGEALLVDTRYQALRERDGLIPGALLVERNELEWRLDPSGSHRAPAATRHDLRWIVVCNEGYASSLAVDSLHRLGLYRATDLVGGFQAWKAAGLPVTAVGARG, from the coding sequence ATGAGCACCGCGCAGCCGGCCCGGACCGGCATCGACGGGCACCTGGAGCGGATCCGGGCGGGGTACGAGCGGATCGGGGCGCGGGAGGCGTACGCGGCGGTCGAGGCGGGTGAGGCCCTGCTGGTCGACACCCGGTACCAGGCGCTCCGGGAACGGGACGGGCTGATCCCGGGCGCCCTGCTGGTCGAGCGGAACGAACTGGAGTGGCGGCTGGACCCGTCCGGCAGCCACCGCGCCCCCGCGGCCACCCGGCACGATCTGCGCTGGATCGTGGTCTGCAACGAGGGGTACGCCTCCAGTCTGGCCGTGGACTCCTTGCACCGGCTGGGCCTGTACCGGGCCACCGACCTGGTCGGCGGCTTCCAGGCGTGGAAGGCGGCCGGCCTGCCGGTGACCGCGGTGGGCGCTCGCGGCTGA
- a CDS encoding PP2C family protein-serine/threonine phosphatase, with translation MIESGRPRLRRRYSRGRLVRLSPVILTVVIASLAYATPPEMAFSRLLPAAPALAAAMWPVLPTVLLGTVCLFLMIGLGMVFPDLGTWWTAAGIIAVTVAAAYGSHVRLQRERTLFQVRLVAEAAQQVVLSPMPRRFGNVEIESLYLAAAAEARIGGDFYEVVDTPFGVRLLIGDVRGKGLPAVGAAAAIVNAFREAAYSEADMVNVARRMDASSTRYNAAFPPDGPMERFATALLAEIPHEGSRIDILNCGHPPPLLLNRRKLRVLEPATPSPLLSLAELIGDHYSVDSFEFAPGDLLLLYTDGIAETRARDGEFFPLAAWMRRQPPTPPRELLTALHHDLLRYSRGRLDDDIAALAVRLRES, from the coding sequence GTGATCGAGTCTGGACGGCCGCGGCTCCGTCGGCGCTACAGCCGGGGGAGGCTTGTGCGACTGTCCCCGGTCATTCTGACCGTCGTGATCGCCAGCCTGGCCTATGCCACTCCGCCGGAAATGGCCTTCAGCCGCCTCCTGCCCGCGGCACCGGCCCTGGCCGCCGCCATGTGGCCGGTCCTCCCCACCGTCCTGCTCGGGACGGTCTGCCTCTTCCTGATGATCGGCCTCGGCATGGTCTTCCCCGATCTGGGAACGTGGTGGACGGCCGCGGGGATCATCGCGGTCACCGTGGCCGCCGCGTACGGAAGCCACGTCCGGCTCCAGCGGGAGCGCACCCTCTTCCAGGTACGGCTCGTCGCCGAAGCGGCGCAGCAGGTGGTGCTGAGCCCCATGCCGCGCCGCTTCGGGAATGTGGAGATCGAATCGCTGTACCTCGCGGCAGCGGCGGAGGCCCGCATCGGCGGGGACTTCTACGAGGTGGTCGACACGCCCTTCGGGGTCAGACTGCTCATCGGTGACGTACGGGGCAAGGGCCTGCCGGCCGTGGGGGCGGCTGCGGCGATCGTCAACGCCTTCCGGGAGGCGGCCTACAGCGAGGCCGACATGGTCAACGTCGCACGCAGGATGGACGCCAGCAGCACCCGTTACAACGCCGCCTTTCCTCCCGACGGGCCGATGGAACGATTCGCCACCGCCCTGCTCGCCGAGATCCCGCACGAGGGCAGCCGGATCGACATCCTCAACTGCGGACATCCCCCGCCGCTGCTCCTGAACCGCAGGAAACTCCGGGTCCTGGAGCCGGCCACCCCCTCCCCGCTGCTCAGCCTCGCGGAGCTCATCGGCGATCACTACAGCGTCGACTCCTTCGAGTTCGCCCCGGGTGACCTGCTGCTCCTCTATACCGACGGCATCGCCGAGACCCGCGCCCGCGACGGCGAGTTCTTCCCGCTGGCCGCCTGGATGCGCCGACAGCCCCCGACACCGCCCCGCGAACTGCTCACGGCCCTGCACCACGACCTCCTCCGCTACAGCAGAGGACGCCTGGACGACGACATCGCCGCCCTCGCCGTACGCCTGCGCGAGTCCTGA
- the recX gene encoding recombination regulator RecX codes for MGEYDGGGGSGPSRAGQELPPQSPEEQARAICLRLLTGSPRTRRQLADALHKRGIPEEVSEEVLSRFEEVGLIDDAAFAGAWVESRHRGRGLARRALARELRTKGVDGNLVTEALEQLDSEQEEETARELVARKLRSTRGLERDKRIRRLAGMLARKGYPEGMALRVVRRALEEEGEDTDDLPYEGY; via the coding sequence ATGGGGGAGTACGACGGGGGCGGTGGCTCCGGTCCGTCGAGGGCCGGACAGGAGCTGCCGCCCCAGAGCCCCGAGGAGCAGGCGCGGGCCATCTGCCTGCGTCTGCTCACGGGGAGCCCGCGCACCCGGCGGCAGCTCGCGGACGCCCTGCACAAGCGAGGCATCCCCGAGGAGGTGTCGGAGGAGGTCCTCTCCCGGTTCGAGGAGGTGGGCCTGATCGACGACGCCGCGTTCGCGGGCGCCTGGGTCGAGTCCCGCCACCGGGGCCGCGGCCTTGCCCGCCGGGCGCTCGCCCGCGAGCTGCGCACCAAGGGGGTCGACGGCAACCTGGTCACCGAAGCGCTGGAACAGCTCGACTCCGAGCAGGAGGAAGAGACGGCCCGGGAGCTGGTGGCGCGCAAACTCCGCTCCACCCGGGGGCTGGAGCGGGACAAGCGCATCCGCCGCCTCGCCGGGATGCTGGCCCGCAAGGGCTACCCGGAAGGCATGGCCCTGCGGGTGGTCCGCCGTGCCCTGGAGGAAGAGGGCGAAGACACGGACGACCTGCCGTACGAGGGGTACTGA
- the recA gene encoding recombinase RecA, with the protein MAGTDREKALDAALAQIERQFGKGAVMRLGDRPNDPIEVIPTGSTALDIALGVGGLPRGRVVEVYGPESSGKTTLTLHAVANAQKAGGTVAFVDAEHALDPEYAKALGVDTDNLILSQPDTGEQALEIVDMLVRSGALDLIVIDSVAALVPRAEIEGEMGDSHVGLQARLMSQALRKITSALNQSKTTAIFINQLREKIGVMFGSPETTTGGRALKFYASVRLDIRRIETLKDGTDAVGNRTRVKVVKNKVAPPFKQAEFDILYGQGISREGGLIDMGVEHGFVRKAGAWYTYEGDQLGQGKENARNFLKDNPDLANEIERKIKEKLGVGVRKDAQPAEGAAAGEAPADDAAKAVPAPAAKAKAVKTTAAKS; encoded by the coding sequence ATGGCAGGCACCGACCGCGAGAAGGCGCTCGACGCCGCGCTCGCACAGATTGAACGGCAATTCGGCAAGGGCGCCGTGATGCGCCTCGGCGACCGGCCGAACGACCCCATCGAGGTCATCCCCACCGGGTCGACCGCTCTGGACATCGCCCTCGGCGTCGGCGGGCTGCCGCGCGGCCGAGTGGTCGAGGTGTACGGGCCGGAGTCCTCCGGCAAGACGACCCTGACCCTGCACGCCGTCGCCAATGCGCAGAAGGCCGGCGGCACCGTCGCCTTCGTGGACGCCGAACACGCGCTCGACCCCGAGTACGCGAAGGCGCTGGGCGTCGACACCGACAACCTCATCCTGTCCCAGCCGGACACCGGTGAGCAGGCCCTGGAGATCGTGGACATGCTGGTCCGCTCCGGTGCCCTCGACCTCATCGTCATCGACTCCGTCGCGGCGCTCGTGCCGCGCGCGGAAATCGAGGGCGAGATGGGCGACTCGCACGTGGGTCTCCAGGCCCGGCTGATGAGCCAGGCGCTCCGGAAGATCACCAGCGCGCTCAACCAGTCCAAGACCACGGCGATCTTCATCAACCAGCTCCGCGAGAAGATCGGTGTGATGTTCGGCTCCCCGGAGACGACCACCGGTGGCCGGGCGCTGAAGTTCTACGCCTCGGTGCGCCTCGACATCCGCCGTATCGAGACCCTCAAGGACGGCACCGACGCGGTCGGCAACCGCACCCGCGTCAAGGTCGTCAAGAACAAGGTCGCGCCGCCCTTCAAGCAGGCCGAGTTCGACATCCTCTACGGCCAGGGCATCAGCCGCGAGGGCGGCCTGATCGACATGGGCGTGGAGCACGGCTTCGTGCGCAAGGCCGGTGCCTGGTACACGTACGAGGGCGACCAGCTCGGCCAGGGCAAGGAGAACGCCCGCAACTTCCTCAAGGACAACCCCGACCTCGCCAACGAGATCGAGCGGAAGATCAAGGAGAAGCTGGGCGTGGGCGTGCGGAAGGATGCGCAGCCCGCCGAGGGCGCGGCGGCCGGCGAGGCGCCCGCGGACGACGCGGCCAAGGCGGTGCCGGCTCCGGCGGCGAAGGCCAAGGCGGTCAAGACCACGGCGGCCAAGAGCTAA
- a CDS encoding cysteine dioxygenase — protein MSAPSYAPAPGHAPDQATARPHTGPTAAELLEFALRTASDPEVIDSLPLDPEGRTWVRLDGPGGSEAWLIGWPPGTGTGWHDHAESRGAFATARGRLTEHSLAVRLPSEGWQSLELAAGHDRSRSLGPGSGRAFGEYHVHEVLNPSAAEHAVSVHAYYPPLPQIRRYSRTGPVLTLEHVERPADWE, from the coding sequence ATGTCTGCACCCTCGTACGCGCCTGCGCCCGGCCACGCCCCGGATCAGGCCACAGCCCGCCCGCACACCGGGCCCACCGCCGCCGAACTCCTCGAGTTCGCCCTGCGCACCGCCTCCGACCCGGAGGTGATCGACTCACTCCCCCTCGATCCCGAAGGCCGCACCTGGGTGCGGCTGGACGGCCCGGGCGGCAGCGAGGCCTGGCTGATCGGCTGGCCACCGGGCACCGGCACCGGCTGGCACGACCACGCCGAGTCGCGCGGCGCGTTCGCCACCGCCCGCGGCCGGCTCACCGAGCACTCCCTCGCCGTCCGGCTGCCCTCGGAGGGCTGGCAGAGCCTGGAACTGGCCGCCGGGCACGACCGGAGCCGCAGCCTCGGCCCGGGTAGCGGGCGGGCCTTCGGCGAGTACCACGTCCACGAGGTGCTCAACCCGTCCGCGGCGGAGCACGCGGTCTCGGTTCACGCGTACTACCCGCCGCTGCCGCAGATCCGCCGGTACAGCCGCACCGGCCCGGTCCTCACGCTGGAGCACGTCGAGCGCCCGGCGGACTGGGAATGA